Proteins encoded together in one Candidatus Deferrimicrobium sp. window:
- a CDS encoding ABC transporter ATP-binding protein → MLKVSGIDVFYGDLQVLWDVSFEVRDKEILVLVGANGSGKSTTLKTISGLLKPRKGTIEFDGVRLDELPPDRVIGQGVVHVPEARRLFREMSVEENLIMGSLSPEARKKRMQTMEWVYGLFPRMKERRKQAAGTLSGGEQQMCAIGRGLMALPRVLMFDEPSLGLSPILVQEVFQIAKRINREGVTVMLVEQNVRQTLAMCDRAYVLENGRVVLEGTGMELSNDPHVKEAYLGI, encoded by the coding sequence ATGCTTAAGGTATCGGGGATCGACGTGTTCTACGGAGACCTCCAGGTTCTCTGGGACGTCTCGTTCGAGGTTCGGGACAAGGAAATCCTCGTTCTGGTGGGCGCCAACGGCTCGGGGAAATCGACCACGCTCAAGACGATCTCGGGCCTCCTCAAGCCCCGGAAGGGGACCATCGAGTTCGACGGCGTCCGTCTCGACGAACTTCCGCCGGACCGGGTGATCGGCCAGGGGGTGGTCCACGTCCCGGAGGCCCGGCGGCTGTTCCGCGAGATGTCGGTGGAGGAGAACCTCATCATGGGCTCTCTCTCACCGGAGGCCCGGAAGAAGCGGATGCAGACGATGGAGTGGGTCTACGGGCTCTTCCCGCGGATGAAGGAGCGCCGGAAGCAGGCCGCCGGAACGCTGAGCGGCGGGGAGCAGCAGATGTGCGCCATCGGACGCGGATTGATGGCCCTGCCGAGGGTCCTGATGTTCGATGAACCGTCGCTGGGGCTCTCCCCCATCTTGGTACAGGAGGTTTTCCAGATCGCGAAACGGATCAACAGGGAGGGGGTCACGGTCATGCTCGTGGAGCAGAACGTCCGGCAGACTCTCGCCATGTGCGACCGGGCCTACGTCCTCGAGAACGGTCGAGTCGTGCTGGAGGGGACGGGGATGGAACTGTCGAACGATCCCCACGTGAAAGAGGCCTACCTGGGGATCTGA
- a CDS encoding ABC transporter ATP-binding protein, with product MAYFQIVKLVKYFGGLAAVDGVSFEVAQGEIFGLIGPNGSGKTTTFNMISGYYRPTSGKVIFRGREIHRLPTHKICHLGIGRTFQVVKPLGRMTVLDNVIAAAYSRVNTHHKAREEALKAIDFCGLMPVKDVLAKALPIAGRKRLEITRAMATRPELLLLDETAAGLNPTELVEAIDLIQKIRASGTTIIIIEHIMHVIMTISDRIHAINFGQTIAEGTPKEVAANQAVIEAYLGTDYA from the coding sequence GTGGCGTACTTCCAGATCGTCAAGCTGGTCAAATATTTCGGGGGACTCGCCGCTGTCGACGGGGTCTCCTTCGAGGTGGCGCAGGGAGAGATCTTCGGGCTCATCGGCCCCAACGGGTCCGGGAAGACGACGACCTTCAACATGATCAGCGGCTACTACCGGCCCACCTCCGGGAAGGTGATCTTCCGGGGGAGGGAGATCCACCGGTTGCCGACGCACAAGATCTGCCACCTGGGCATCGGGCGGACCTTCCAGGTCGTCAAGCCGCTGGGGCGAATGACCGTTCTTGACAACGTGATCGCCGCCGCGTACTCCCGGGTGAACACGCATCACAAGGCGAGGGAGGAGGCGCTGAAGGCGATCGACTTCTGCGGCCTCATGCCGGTCAAGGACGTGCTGGCCAAGGCGCTGCCGATCGCCGGGCGCAAGCGGCTGGAGATCACACGTGCGATGGCGACCAGGCCGGAGCTTCTTCTTCTCGACGAGACAGCGGCGGGACTGAATCCCACCGAGCTCGTGGAAGCCATCGACCTGATCCAGAAGATCCGGGCGAGCGGCACCACCATCATCATCATCGAGCACATCATGCACGTGATCATGACCATCTCCGACCGGATCCACGCGATCAACTTCGGCCAGACGATCGCCGAAGGGACGCCGAAGGAGGTGGCGGCGAACCAGGCGGTCATCGAGGCCTACCTGGGGACGGACTATGCTTAA
- a CDS encoding branched-chain amino acid ABC transporter permease produces MKKNLLPLAVAGLVAALPLVMRDDYYLHLMILFMMWVVIGSAWNLIAGYTGQVSFGDAAFFGCGAYTAGLLAHHLGVSTWWGLALGGFTAIAVGLPFGWICFRMRGAYFALATLALNEVLRHGATIAEKFTGGMVGILIMPSFMSKIPYYYIALAMAVASIASLRWVVRSKPGYYFVSIREDQDAAESLGIDTHLYKMLALAYAAFWTGIAGALYMNYMGFIDPTVVFNLHDISIMAILVGIVGGVGTVYGPAVGAFVMVTVQELFRSGFFGLFKWLGDVSGSSNLAKVAEVLTQAHVLGFGILVVLVILILPNGIVGDWPKIRKRVFRLDAGA; encoded by the coding sequence GTGAAGAAGAACCTCCTCCCTCTCGCCGTCGCCGGTCTCGTCGCAGCCCTTCCGCTCGTCATGCGGGACGACTACTACCTGCACCTGATGATCCTCTTCATGATGTGGGTCGTCATCGGGTCGGCCTGGAATCTCATCGCGGGGTACACCGGGCAGGTGTCGTTCGGGGACGCCGCCTTCTTCGGCTGCGGGGCGTACACCGCGGGCCTGCTGGCGCACCACCTCGGGGTCTCGACCTGGTGGGGCCTCGCCCTCGGCGGGTTTACCGCCATCGCTGTGGGACTGCCCTTCGGGTGGATCTGTTTCCGGATGCGCGGCGCCTACTTCGCTCTGGCGACGCTGGCGCTGAACGAGGTCCTGCGACACGGTGCGACCATCGCGGAAAAGTTCACCGGCGGCATGGTCGGTATCCTCATCATGCCGTCCTTCATGTCGAAGATCCCCTACTATTACATCGCCCTGGCGATGGCAGTAGCGAGCATTGCCAGTCTCCGGTGGGTCGTGCGCTCCAAGCCGGGGTACTACTTCGTCTCCATCCGGGAAGACCAGGACGCCGCGGAGAGTCTCGGGATCGACACGCACCTCTACAAGATGCTCGCCCTGGCGTACGCGGCCTTCTGGACGGGGATCGCCGGTGCCCTCTACATGAACTACATGGGGTTCATCGACCCCACCGTCGTCTTCAACCTGCACGACATCTCGATCATGGCGATCCTCGTCGGGATCGTGGGCGGCGTCGGGACGGTCTACGGCCCGGCCGTTGGCGCTTTCGTGATGGTTACCGTCCAGGAGCTGTTCCGCTCCGGCTTCTTCGGCCTCTTCAAGTGGCTGGGCGACGTCTCCGGGTCCTCCAACCTGGCCAAGGTCGCCGAGGTTCTGACACAGGCGCACGTCCTCGGGTTCGGGATCCTGGTGGTCTTGGTGATCCTTATCCTTCCCAACGGGATCGTCGGCGACTGGCCGAAGATCCGAAAGCGCGTGTTCCGGCTCGACGCCGGGGCCTGA
- a CDS encoding branched-chain amino acid ABC transporter permease, whose amino-acid sequence MDVFLQTLVAGVLKGGLYALIGIGMTLIMGVMGIINLAHGQLMMLAMYVTFVLNTTGVDPYFSLFVAMPLLFLLGVSIQKFLLNPLIKADTILPENQVLMTVGIGMVLTEIIRFIFSSDYKYITSTYSNQTFFLGNISFSMALTIAFGIAITFTVAMFFFLIKTDLGRSIRATAQDKDAATLMGVNTGRITVITFGMGAGLVAAAGVLLAPVYYIFPDLGGPFTAKAFIITILGGLGSTVGAIFGGVTLGLAESMGATYFGMEYEDIIGLTIFVLVLLFLPGGFKRLTKV is encoded by the coding sequence ATGGACGTTTTCCTGCAGACCCTCGTGGCGGGAGTTCTCAAGGGCGGGCTGTACGCCCTGATCGGGATCGGGATGACCCTCATCATGGGCGTGATGGGGATCATCAACCTGGCCCACGGGCAGCTGATGATGCTGGCGATGTACGTGACCTTCGTCCTCAACACGACGGGGGTCGATCCGTACTTCTCGCTGTTCGTCGCCATGCCCCTCCTGTTCCTGCTGGGCGTGTCGATCCAGAAGTTCCTGCTCAACCCCCTCATCAAGGCGGACACGATCCTCCCCGAAAACCAAGTGCTCATGACGGTGGGAATCGGGATGGTGCTCACCGAGATCATCCGGTTCATCTTCTCGTCGGACTACAAGTACATCACCAGCACGTATTCCAACCAGACCTTCTTCCTGGGGAATATTTCCTTCAGCATGGCACTGACGATCGCGTTCGGAATCGCCATCACCTTCACCGTCGCCATGTTCTTTTTTCTCATCAAGACCGACCTCGGACGCTCCATCCGGGCGACCGCCCAGGACAAGGACGCGGCGACCCTCATGGGCGTGAACACGGGGCGGATCACGGTGATCACCTTCGGCATGGGCGCGGGGCTCGTCGCCGCCGCGGGGGTCCTTCTCGCACCGGTGTACTACATCTTTCCGGACCTCGGTGGGCCCTTCACGGCGAAGGCCTTCATCATCACCATCCTGGGCGGCCTGGGATCGACGGTGGGGGCCATCTTCGGGGGGGTGACGTTGGGGCTGGCCGAAAGCATGGGGGCGACGTACTTCGGCATGGAGTACGAGGACATCATCGGCCTGACCATCTTCGTGCTCGTACTTCTCTTCCTGCCGGGCGGCTTCAAGCGCCTGACCAAGGTCTGA